One part of the Paramormyrops kingsleyae isolate MSU_618 chromosome 2, PKINGS_0.4, whole genome shotgun sequence genome encodes these proteins:
- the pop5 gene encoding ribonuclease P/MRP protein subunit POP5 — MSMVRLKARYLLCEIGVSEPASLQLLDERAVYTAVKAAVCRAHGDYGAALSSISFAVKYVNAHTGVVFLRCRKRYYRLIWSALAFITSLDSRGKKIPCFFNCLHVGGTIRTCQKFLIRYNTEQLHRMLPRCRNEAERLEVQKAVRSCSLKCTRREEEEEDEWDEDK; from the exons ATGAGTATGGTGCGTTTGAAAGCCAG GTATCTGCTGTGCGAGATTGGCGTTTCGGAGCCGGCGAGCTTGCAGCTGCTGGACGAACGAGCCGTGTACACTGCAGTGAAAGCGGCCGTATGTCGGGCCCACGGAGACTACGGCGCCGCTCTCTCCAGCATCTCTTTCGCAG TGAAGTACGTGAACGCTCATACAGGTGTGGTGTTTCTGCGATGCCGAAAGAGATACTATCGACTGATCTGGTCAGCCCTGGCCTTCATCACCAGCCTGGACAGTCGAGGGAAGAAGATCCCTTGTTTTTTCAACTGCCTACATGTAGGAG GAACGATTAGAACATGCCAGAAGTTCCTGATCCGTTACAACACTGAGCAGCTCCATCGCATGCTTCCCCGCTGTCGGAACGAAG CTGAGCGGTTGGAGGTACAGAAGGCAGTCCGAAGCTGCTCTCTCAAGTGTACCAGacgtgaggaagaggaggaggacgagTGGGATGAAGATAAATAA